A segment of the Candidatus Pelagisphaera phototrophica genome:
TGGTTTGCGGTCATCCTTTCCCTTGGCGACCATGACCTTGTCTTCGAGGCTTGGGTCGATGAAATATCCTTTTTTAGCTGAACGAGCCATTATCTATATCGTAATAAAAATTATCGTTTGAACTTGCGACCATTGCGACGGACCAAGATGAGACTGTTACTTTCTTTAGACTTGCGACGAGTGGGAAAACCCTTCGCTAACTGACCCCAAGGAGAAACGAGCATCTGGCGACCACCGCCACCTTTACTCTTTGCTTCACCCCCACCATTGGGATGGTCCACCGGATTCATAACAACACCCCGAACCCGAGGACGCTTGCCCTTCCAACGGTTACGTCCCGCCTTTCCAATGACTACCTTTGAGTGCTCGGCGTTACTGACAGATCCAATAGTCGCGAGGCACTTCTTGCTCACCAAACGAATTTCACCCGAGGGCATTTTCAATTGAGCGTGACTCCCTTCAATATTAATCAGTTCGAGAGAATTGCCTGCTGAACGAGCGAGTTGGGCCCCTTTACCAGGAAGTAGTTCTACAGCGTGAAGGCGAGTCGAGGGAGGAATGAATTCCAGTGGCATGGTATTGCCAATATCAAAGCTGATCATATTCTGCGACGAAAAAATCTTGTCACCCACCTTCAATCCCTCAGGAGCTATGATGTATCGCTTTTCACCATCCGCATAGGCGACCAGAGCAATGTGAGACGTCCGGCCTGGATCGTATTCGATCGCCTGTACATTTGCGGGGATGTCGAATTTGTTGCGTCGAAAGTCCACGATTCTACGCAATCGCTTATGCCCACCTCCACGGCGGCGTGATGTCACGCGTCCGTAGCAATTGCGTCCCGCAGACTTGCTGTAAGAAGTAGTAAGCTTTTTCTCCGGACGCTTCTGCGTAATGTCTCTCTTCTGGAGCTCCGCAAAACGCAGAGACGGAGTGGTTGGTCTAAAACTTATAATAGCCATTATATGTATCCCCTTCGTTTATACGATTTCGATCGTATCACCTGTCTTCAAAGTGATGATCGCCTTCTTATAGTCGGATTTATAGTTAGAGCGACCAGTCTTCCGGTTACGGGCCGGCTTGCCTTTTTGATTAATAACATTCACACGCGTCACCGAAACATCGAACACCTTTTCGACCGCGGCTTTAATAGCGTACTTGTTAGCGTCTTTGAATACCTCAAACGTGTACTGACCCACTTCAGCTGACTGGAGATTGGACTTCTCAGTCAAACGAAGAGATTTTAAGATTTCGTCTGCTTGAATCATTTCGAGCCTCCTTTCGAGCGGCCAAGAAGTACTTCCATCGCTTGACGCGTTACAACAATTGTTTGGAAATCTGCGAGATCGGTAACGCTTACAATCGCAGCCTCCTCAAGGATCACTCCACGCAAATTGCGTAGCGCTAACATTGAGGTATCGCTGAATTCCTTGTCTACCACGAGAACGTTTCCTTCCGGGGCGATGCCTCGGATGACACCGGATGCCACACTCGTTTTCGCGGGAGCGATATCGAGGGCATCCACTACAACCAACGAGCCATCACTCGCACGTTCAAACAACGCTCGATTAAAGGCGAGCTGACGAACCTTCTTGTTAATCTTCTTGGAGTAGTCACGTGGTTTCGGGCCGAATACGACCCCACCTCCAACCCATATCGGGGAGCGGCTACTTCCTGCACGGGCACGACCCGTTCCTTTTTGGCGCCATGGCTTCTTGCCACCGCCCCGAACCTCGCCACGCGTTTTTGTATTCGCACTGCCTTGGCGAATATTGGCCGCTTGCGCGACGACTACTTCCTTCACTGCCTGGAGACCTTTACCGTCTTCGAAAACAGGGATATCGAAATCACCTTCTCCGTTCGCGGAGCCATCGTTGTTAAATACTTTCAACTTCATGATCAATCAGTACTTCCCGCTTTATTTACCCTTAATCGCACTGCGAACGAGAATCGTGTCGCCATTGGCTCCAGGAATTCCGCCCTTTACGAGAATGAGGTTCTTTTCTGGATCGATCTTAACGACCTTCAGATTCTGAACCGTGCGCTGCCTTCCGCCCATGCGGCCCGGCATTTTTTGGTTTTTGAATACGTGACCCGGCCATTGGCAAAGGCCAATCGATCCGATACGACGGTGAAACATAGAGCCGTGAGAA
Coding sequences within it:
- the rplD gene encoding 50S ribosomal protein L4; translated protein: MKLKVFNNDGSANGEGDFDIPVFEDGKGLQAVKEVVVAQAANIRQGSANTKTRGEVRGGGKKPWRQKGTGRARAGSSRSPIWVGGGVVFGPKPRDYSKKINKKVRQLAFNRALFERASDGSLVVVDALDIAPAKTSVASGVIRGIAPEGNVLVVDKEFSDTSMLALRNLRGVILEEAAIVSVTDLADFQTIVVTRQAMEVLLGRSKGGSK
- the rplB gene encoding 50S ribosomal protein L2; this translates as MAIISFRPTTPSLRFAELQKRDITQKRPEKKLTTSYSKSAGRNCYGRVTSRRRGGGHKRLRRIVDFRRNKFDIPANVQAIEYDPGRTSHIALVAYADGEKRYIIAPEGLKVGDKIFSSQNMISFDIGNTMPLEFIPPSTRLHAVELLPGKGAQLARSAGNSLELINIEGSHAQLKMPSGEIRLVSKKCLATIGSVSNAEHSKVVIGKAGRNRWKGKRPRVRGVVMNPVDHPNGGGEAKSKGGGGRQMLVSPWGQLAKGFPTRRKSKESNSLILVRRNGRKFKR
- the rplW gene encoding 50S ribosomal protein L23; its protein translation is MIQADEILKSLRLTEKSNLQSAEVGQYTFEVFKDANKYAIKAAVEKVFDVSVTRVNVINQKGKPARNRKTGRSNYKSDYKKAIITLKTGDTIEIV